One Endozoicomonas gorgoniicola DNA window includes the following coding sequences:
- a CDS encoding DUF29 domain-containing protein, translating into MDNEHKTLYESDFYHWKEQQKKHLLNRDFDRLDIEHLIEEVDDMGSELDTLESRLTTLLLHLLKYEYQVRVLNPNLPEPYNCRDWLATIDRTRLAIRKLIKKRPHLQSLLESAFQEAYPDGKLLAIKEMNRYVLKYQMLDHTSFPETCPWTTDQVMEDNWLPH; encoded by the coding sequence ATGGATAATGAACACAAAACACTGTATGAATCCGATTTTTATCACTGGAAAGAACAGCAAAAAAAACACCTGCTCAACCGTGATTTTGACCGGCTCGACATTGAACATCTGATTGAGGAAGTAGACGATATGGGCAGCGAGCTGGATACGCTGGAATCCCGGTTAACGACCCTCTTGTTACACTTGCTCAAATACGAATATCAGGTCAGGGTTCTCAACCCGAACCTTCCCGAACCCTATAATTGCCGGGACTGGCTCGCCACCATTGACCGCACAAGGCTGGCGATTAGAAAACTGATCAAAAAACGCCCTCACCTTCAGTCCCTGCTTGAATCCGCTTTTCAGGAAGCCTATCCGGACGGAAAACTACTCGCCATTAAAGAAATGAACCGCTATGTACTTAAGTACCAGATGCTCGATCACACCAGTTTCCCGGAAACGTGCCCGTGGACGACAGATCAGGTCATGGAAGATAACTGGCTGCCTCACTAG
- a CDS encoding GspE/PulE family protein produces MHLSQADADTVLSKHRSAEQLKLHPLEYIASLELSSASEPGKKLELEWLIQWLAALSGQEYFAIDPLKIDASAVTPVMSQAYALRHEILAVAVSSDEVVIASAHPWYTGWEDNLQHVNRKTIRRVVANPADIRRFTTEFYRIAQSVQGAIENDGVQSANLNSFEQMLELGNMKSPDANDQHIVNIVDWLLQYAFEQRASDIHVEPRRDQCHLRFRIDGVLHSIYQMPAKVAAAVTSRLKILGRMNVAEKRKPQDGRLKTVNLDGNEVELRLSTLPTAFGEKLVMRIFDPEVLVKGFADLGFSREDERRWTEMTSQPSGIVLVTGPTGSGKTTTLYSTLKKLATEQVNVCTIEDPIEMVEASFNQMQVQHNIDLTFVSGLRALLRQDPDIIMVGEIRDLETADMAIQAALTGHLVISTLHTNDAPSAVTRLMELGVPAYLIKATLLGIMAQRLVRTLCPSCKQPVAIDKSGWQSLTRPWSAPQPAEVFSPAGCQECRETGYHGRAGVYEIMPMSETLRNLLNDDADIHRIRRLAAKEGMYSLRLSGAQKVASGLTTVEEVIRVTPDHNNH; encoded by the coding sequence ATGCATCTGTCGCAGGCTGATGCTGACACGGTGTTGTCAAAACACCGGTCTGCTGAGCAGCTGAAGCTTCACCCTCTGGAATATATTGCTTCACTGGAGCTGAGCAGTGCCAGTGAACCCGGAAAAAAGCTGGAACTGGAATGGCTAATACAATGGCTTGCCGCTCTTTCCGGACAGGAATATTTTGCCATTGATCCATTGAAAATAGATGCTTCGGCAGTCACTCCGGTTATGTCCCAGGCTTATGCCCTTCGACATGAAATCCTGGCGGTTGCTGTCAGTAGCGATGAGGTGGTTATTGCCTCTGCTCACCCCTGGTACACAGGCTGGGAAGATAACCTTCAGCATGTGAATCGCAAAACTATTCGCCGTGTTGTGGCTAACCCTGCCGACATACGACGTTTTACCACAGAGTTCTATCGCATTGCCCAATCGGTTCAGGGGGCGATTGAAAACGACGGAGTGCAGTCAGCGAACCTGAACAGCTTTGAGCAGATGCTGGAGCTGGGGAATATGAAATCCCCGGATGCTAACGATCAGCATATCGTCAATATTGTGGACTGGCTTTTGCAATATGCTTTTGAGCAACGAGCCAGCGATATTCATGTTGAACCCCGAAGAGACCAGTGCCATCTGCGATTCCGCATTGATGGCGTGCTGCATTCTATCTATCAGATGCCCGCAAAAGTGGCGGCAGCAGTGACCAGTCGCCTTAAAATACTGGGTCGGATGAATGTGGCAGAGAAACGTAAACCTCAGGATGGGCGGCTGAAGACCGTTAATCTTGACGGTAATGAAGTGGAGTTGCGTCTTTCTACCCTGCCTACGGCCTTTGGTGAAAAACTGGTGATGCGGATTTTTGACCCGGAAGTACTGGTCAAAGGTTTTGCTGATCTGGGATTCTCCAGAGAAGATGAACGCCGCTGGACAGAAATGACCAGTCAGCCCAGTGGTATAGTGCTGGTGACCGGGCCTACGGGTTCAGGTAAAACCACTACGCTGTATTCAACGCTGAAAAAACTGGCGACCGAGCAGGTGAATGTCTGCACCATTGAAGATCCGATTGAAATGGTAGAAGCCAGTTTCAACCAGATGCAGGTACAGCACAATATTGACCTGACATTTGTCAGTGGTTTAAGGGCTCTTTTACGACAGGACCCGGATATCATCATGGTGGGCGAGATTCGGGATCTTGAAACCGCTGATATGGCGATTCAGGCTGCATTGACCGGACATCTGGTGATTTCAACCCTGCATACCAATGACGCGCCTTCTGCGGTGACCCGCCTGATGGAGCTGGGCGTACCGGCTTACCTGATTAAGGCGACACTGCTTGGGATTATGGCTCAGAGGCTGGTGCGCACTTTATGTCCTTCCTGTAAACAGCCGGTTGCGATTGATAAATCAGGATGGCAATCGTTAACCAGACCCTGGTCGGCCCCTCAGCCTGCTGAAGTGTTTAGCCCCGCTGGCTGTCAGGAGTGCAGGGAAACTGGCTACCATGGACGGGCAGGGGTGTATGAAATCATGCCCATGTCCGAAACCCTCCGCAACCTGTTGAACGATGACGCTGATATCCATCGCATCAGGCGGCTGGCGGCAAAAGAAGGCATGTACAGCCTGAGATTGTCCGGCGCACAAAAAGTGGCTTCAGGTCTGACAACCGTTGAAGAAGTGATTCGGGTGACACCAGACCATAACAACCATTAA